In a genomic window of Streptomyces katrae:
- a CDS encoding HelD family protein — MSNKEFQSEQQFIDMLYARLEDLRDKAERAVQGALAESGNGLQARLERDVMVAEQSGLLSALNAAEHGLCFGRLEFSDGRDHHIGRIGIRRDDTERTPLVLDWRAAAARPFYLATGHVPMGLRRRRHITTRGREVTALHDEILDLADTERTGYEGADADAVLLAALDAARTGRMHDIVQTIQAEQDRIIRSPHQGVLVVEGGPGTGKTAVALHRAAYLLYAQRELLGKRGVLIVGPNPAFLGYIGEVLPSLGETGVLLAAPGDLFPGVHATGTDRPGAAQVKGRAAMADVLARAVADRQTLPEGVPAGSGEDHDLVPEPALEIDHDDYGTLLLDRTMAHAARDRARGTGLPHNLARPYFAFSVIDALTEQLADRLGADPYGGPNLLGPDDVAQLGKEIATSAGVHAAIDTLWPRLTPRQLVSDFLADPTHLSEEDAALIRCPAGAAEDWTPADVPLLDEAAELLGVDDSAERAAAERDRLERIAYAQGVLDLSLGSESYEFEDMENEYLAAHDVIDAERMAERHEEADHRTTAERAAADRTWAFGHVIVDEAQELSEMAWRLLMRRCPTRSMTLVGDPAQTGDEAGCGSWKRILDPYVGDRFERVRLGVNYRTPAEIMEVAAAVLRHHHPGFEPPRSVRSTGARPRVRESADLPAAVAEAVRETAPAEGRLAVIAPRPLHPRLAAALPGVRAGEEPDLTRPVVLLDPRQAKGLEFDTVIVAEPAQFPPSDLYVALTRATQHLGVVHTGRLPAGLGEHAA; from the coding sequence TTGTCAAACAAGGAATTCCAGAGCGAGCAGCAATTCATCGACATGCTCTACGCGCGCCTCGAAGACCTGCGGGACAAGGCCGAACGCGCCGTCCAGGGCGCCCTCGCCGAGAGCGGCAACGGATTGCAGGCACGGCTGGAACGCGATGTGATGGTCGCCGAGCAGTCCGGACTGCTTTCCGCGCTGAACGCCGCCGAGCACGGCCTTTGTTTCGGCCGCCTCGAGTTCTCCGACGGCCGCGACCACCACATCGGCCGGATCGGAATCAGACGGGACGACACCGAGCGCACCCCCCTCGTCCTCGACTGGCGCGCCGCCGCCGCCCGCCCCTTCTACCTCGCGACCGGCCACGTCCCCATGGGCCTGCGCCGCCGGCGCCACATCACCACGCGGGGCCGGGAGGTCACCGCCCTGCACGACGAGATCCTGGACCTCGCCGACACCGAACGCACCGGCTACGAGGGCGCCGACGCCGACGCCGTGCTCCTCGCCGCGCTCGACGCCGCCCGCACCGGCCGCATGCACGACATCGTGCAGACCATCCAGGCCGAGCAGGACCGCATCATCCGCTCCCCCCACCAGGGCGTCCTGGTCGTCGAAGGCGGCCCCGGCACCGGCAAGACCGCCGTGGCCCTGCACCGCGCCGCCTACCTCCTCTACGCCCAGCGCGAGCTCCTCGGCAAGCGCGGGGTGCTCATCGTCGGCCCCAACCCGGCCTTCCTCGGCTACATCGGCGAGGTCCTGCCCTCCCTCGGCGAGACCGGCGTGCTCCTGGCCGCCCCCGGCGACCTGTTCCCCGGCGTCCACGCCACCGGCACGGACCGTCCCGGCGCCGCCCAGGTCAAGGGCCGCGCCGCCATGGCCGATGTCCTCGCCCGGGCCGTCGCCGACCGGCAGACCCTCCCCGAGGGCGTCCCCGCGGGCAGCGGCGAGGACCACGACCTCGTCCCCGAGCCCGCCCTGGAGATCGACCACGACGACTACGGCACGCTCCTGCTGGACCGCACCATGGCCCACGCCGCCCGCGACCGGGCCCGCGGCACCGGCCTGCCCCACAACCTGGCCCGCCCCTACTTCGCCTTCTCCGTCATCGACGCCCTCACCGAACAGCTCGCCGACCGGCTCGGCGCCGACCCCTACGGCGGCCCCAACCTCCTCGGCCCGGACGACGTCGCCCAGCTCGGCAAGGAGATCGCCACCAGCGCCGGCGTGCACGCCGCCATCGACACCCTCTGGCCCCGCCTGACCCCCCGGCAGCTGGTCTCCGACTTCCTCGCCGACCCCACCCACCTGTCCGAGGAGGACGCCGCCCTGATCCGGTGCCCCGCCGGCGCCGCCGAAGACTGGACCCCCGCCGACGTCCCGCTCCTCGACGAGGCCGCCGAACTCCTCGGCGTCGACGACAGCGCCGAGCGGGCCGCCGCCGAACGCGACCGGTTGGAGCGCATCGCCTACGCCCAGGGCGTCCTCGACCTCTCCCTGGGCTCGGAGTCCTACGAGTTCGAGGACATGGAGAACGAGTACCTCGCCGCCCACGACGTCATCGACGCCGAGCGGATGGCCGAACGGCACGAGGAGGCCGACCACCGCACCACCGCCGAACGCGCCGCCGCCGACCGGACCTGGGCCTTCGGGCACGTCATCGTCGACGAGGCGCAGGAACTGTCCGAGATGGCCTGGCGGCTGCTGATGCGTCGCTGCCCCACCCGCTCCATGACCCTCGTCGGCGACCCCGCGCAGACCGGTGACGAGGCGGGCTGCGGCTCCTGGAAGCGGATCCTCGACCCGTACGTGGGCGACCGCTTCGAGCGCGTCCGGCTCGGCGTCAACTACCGCACCCCGGCCGAGATCATGGAGGTCGCCGCCGCCGTGCTGCGCCACCACCACCCCGGCTTCGAACCGCCCCGCTCGGTGCGCTCCACCGGCGCACGGCCCCGGGTGCGCGAGAGCGCCGACCTCCCCGCGGCCGTCGCCGAGGCCGTGCGCGAGACCGCCCCCGCCGAGGGACGGCTCGCGGTCATCGCCCCGCGCCCCCTGCACCCCCGGCTGGCCGCCGCGCTGCCCGGCGTACGGGCGGGGGAGGAGCCCGACCTCACCCGGCCCGTGGTCCTGCTGGACCCGCGCCAGGCCAAGGGCCTGGAGTTCGACACGGTGATCGTGGCCGAGCCCGCGCAGTTCCCGCCGAGCGACCTCTACGTCGCCCTCACCCGCGCCACCCAGCACCTGGGTGTCGTCCACACCGGCCGGCTCCCGGCCGGGCTCGGGGAGCACGCGGCCTGA
- a CDS encoding VWA domain-containing protein, which translates to MITRKRLAAGACGLFVALTAGLFPQTAAAADGPAKEPPKVELVLDVSGSMRANDIDGQSRMAAAKQAFNEVLDAVPQEVRLGIRTLGATYPGEDRALGCKDTKQLYPVGTVDRTEAKTAVATLAPTGWTPIGPALQAAAQDLDGGNATRRIVLITDGEDTCAPLDPCEVARDIAAKGIHLVVDTLGLVPDAKTRAQLTCIAEATGGTYTSVAHTAELSGRVRQLVVRAADPVATPVATEGAKSCENAPALKAGLYSDRETFGEHRWYKVDVRPGQELRASVSIGADRAVNNDYGVLLRATTVHGREIVRGSEAGDGRTDVISTGLRYPKAEADGDEEDKPETVCLQVSNSFSAGPAVKTAPGMPVELTVDLVDGPDEGSDVASFGLGRGWWLLGLLVLTGLLAGLVWGWISRWRISVWRTN; encoded by the coding sequence ATGATCACAAGAAAACGGCTGGCGGCCGGGGCCTGCGGCCTGTTCGTCGCCTTGACCGCGGGGCTCTTCCCGCAGACCGCCGCCGCTGCCGACGGGCCGGCCAAGGAGCCGCCCAAGGTCGAGCTCGTGCTCGACGTCAGCGGCTCCATGCGCGCCAACGACATAGACGGCCAGTCCCGCATGGCCGCGGCCAAGCAGGCCTTCAACGAGGTCCTGGACGCGGTACCCCAAGAAGTCCGCCTGGGCATAAGGACCCTGGGCGCCACCTACCCCGGCGAGGACCGGGCGCTCGGCTGCAAGGACACCAAGCAGCTCTACCCCGTCGGCACGGTCGACCGCACCGAGGCCAAGACCGCCGTCGCCACCCTCGCCCCCACCGGCTGGACGCCCATCGGCCCGGCCCTCCAGGCCGCCGCCCAGGACCTGGACGGCGGCAACGCCACCCGCCGCATCGTGCTCATCACCGACGGCGAGGACACCTGCGCCCCGCTCGACCCCTGCGAGGTGGCCCGTGACATCGCCGCCAAGGGCATCCACCTCGTCGTGGACACCCTCGGCCTCGTCCCCGACGCCAAGACCCGCGCTCAGCTGACCTGCATCGCCGAGGCCACCGGAGGCACCTACACCTCCGTGGCGCACACCGCCGAACTCTCCGGCAGGGTCAGACAGCTCGTCGTCCGGGCCGCAGACCCCGTCGCCACCCCGGTGGCCACCGAGGGCGCCAAGAGCTGCGAGAACGCCCCGGCGCTGAAGGCCGGCCTCTACAGCGACCGCGAGACCTTCGGCGAGCACCGCTGGTACAAGGTCGACGTCCGTCCCGGCCAGGAGCTGCGCGCCTCGGTGAGCATCGGCGCCGACCGGGCCGTCAACAACGACTACGGGGTCCTGCTGCGCGCGACCACCGTGCACGGCCGGGAGATCGTCCGCGGTTCCGAGGCCGGCGACGGCCGCACCGACGTGATCTCCACCGGCCTGCGCTACCCCAAGGCCGAAGCGGACGGCGACGAGGAGGACAAGCCCGAGACCGTCTGCCTCCAGGTCAGCAACTCCTTCTCCGCCGGACCGGCCGTCAAGACCGCCCCCGGCATGCCCGTCGAGCTGACCGTCGACCTGGTCGACGGCCCCGACGAGGGCTCCGACGTCGCCTCCTTCGGCCTCGGCCGCGGCTGGTGGCTGCTCGGCCTGCTGGTCCTCACCGGCCTGCTCGCCGGACTGGTCTGGGGCTGGATCTCGCGCTGGCGCATCTCCGTCTGGAGGACCAACTGA
- a CDS encoding YcxB family protein, producing the protein MNDNGIDLRPDARSACGEVLRYRGRVEKNELRAALKAAGVLRRTRLIAAVAALAIALLGVRITADGASVRFVYVAAAAVYGTVFCLLMPRRIVSRAFKSAQAHGERECAVDDDGITVFCAEGEQARMSWDQLQRFHETPDIYALVGRTGRKTCFFVLPKRLMTAPGQVELVGALLDSRLRRA; encoded by the coding sequence ATAGACCTGCGCCCGGACGCCCGGTCCGCGTGCGGCGAAGTCCTGCGGTACAGGGGACGGGTGGAGAAGAACGAGCTGCGCGCGGCGCTCAAGGCGGCGGGGGTGCTGCGCCGGACGCGGTTGATCGCTGCCGTCGCGGCGCTCGCCATCGCGCTGCTGGGCGTGCGGATCACCGCCGACGGCGCATCGGTCCGCTTCGTCTACGTGGCCGCGGCGGCCGTGTACGGCACGGTGTTCTGCCTGCTGATGCCCCGCCGGATCGTCTCCCGTGCGTTCAAGTCCGCCCAGGCCCATGGGGAGAGGGAGTGCGCCGTGGACGACGACGGCATCACCGTCTTCTGCGCCGAGGGCGAGCAGGCGCGCATGTCCTGGGACCAGCTGCAGCGGTTCCACGAGACGCCCGACATCTACGCCCTCGTGGGCAGGACCGGCCGGAAGACCTGCTTCTTCGTCCTGCCCAAGAGGCTGATGACCGCGCCCGGCCAGGTCGAACTGGTCGGCGCCCTGCTCGACTCACGGCTGCGGCGCGCCTGA
- a CDS encoding MurR/RpiR family transcriptional regulator: MSSGQQARAQAAAITPSQSPPQEREKPPADRLLALFDGRRLSPGQRRIAQYLIDHLTEAAFLSITELAERVGVSQPSVTRFAASLGFSGYPALREVLQPMALSAVAGGTADTREQIRHNELQAAVDAEIENLENVRRLLADTNQVLGIGRELARSVPLTVLGLRISVSLAEYFAYAARRIHPDVRLVTRGGSVAYDALLQSRAAGGSWVLAFAMPRHANETLAALRAARSTGLSVVLITDPTVGPLVEEADVVLTAGTGSRLVFDSYAAPGMLSAALLQAMADADPERTQARLEQYEQAADQHGFFL, encoded by the coding sequence GTGTCATCGGGGCAGCAGGCACGCGCGCAGGCGGCCGCGATCACGCCCAGCCAGAGCCCGCCCCAGGAGCGGGAGAAACCGCCGGCGGACCGGCTCCTCGCGCTCTTCGACGGCCGCCGGCTCTCCCCGGGCCAGCGGCGGATCGCCCAGTACCTGATCGACCACCTCACCGAGGCGGCGTTCCTGTCCATCACGGAACTCGCCGAGCGGGTCGGGGTCAGCCAGCCCTCCGTGACCCGGTTCGCCGCCTCCCTGGGCTTCAGCGGCTATCCGGCCCTGCGCGAGGTGCTCCAGCCGATGGCGCTGAGCGCCGTGGCCGGGGGCACCGCCGACACCCGCGAGCAGATCCGCCACAACGAGCTCCAGGCCGCCGTCGACGCCGAGATCGAGAACCTGGAGAACGTCCGGCGCCTGCTCGCCGACACCAACCAGGTGCTCGGCATCGGCCGCGAGCTGGCCCGCTCCGTCCCGCTGACCGTGCTGGGGCTGCGGATCTCCGTCTCCCTCGCCGAGTACTTCGCCTACGCGGCCCGCCGCATCCACCCCGACGTGCGCCTGGTGACCCGCGGCGGCAGCGTGGCCTACGACGCCCTGCTCCAGTCACGGGCGGCGGGCGGCAGCTGGGTGCTGGCCTTCGCCATGCCCCGGCACGCCAACGAGACCCTGGCCGCGCTGCGGGCGGCCCGCAGCACCGGGCTGAGCGTGGTCCTGATCACGGACCCCACGGTGGGCCCGCTGGTCGAGGAGGCCGACGTGGTGCTGACGGCCGGCACCGGCTCACGGCTGGTCTTCGACTCCTACGCGGCCCCGGGGATGCTCTCCGCGGCCCTGCTCCAGGCCATGGCGGACGCCGACCCCGAAAGGACCCAGGCCCGGCTCGAACAGTACGAGCAGGCCGCCGACCAGCACGGTTTCTTCCTGTAG
- a CDS encoding cytochrome P450 family protein, which translates to MPVSDIIPLSPDFDADPHSFFARLREAGPVHLVSGPNTRLNEPYWLVVRYEEARAALTHPGLLKDWHATDLFPGIEPTAANANMLESDPPHHTRLRRLVAREFTARRVEAMRPRVQQITDGLLDAMAARPERAGDLIRDLAFPLPMTVICELLGVPDLDRERFREWSQEVVAPKPGALDNSAHQQLSVYLAELVKAKAESPGEDLLSALIRTRDEDGDSLSPDELIGMAFLLLVAGHETTVNLISNGVRALLAHPDQLAALRADYDGLLGGAIEEMLRYDGPVQNTTYRYTGEDVEIGGVVIPAGQAVLISLAGADRDPERFPEPDVFDIRRPAGGHLAFGHGLHFCIGAPLARMEGRIAVRGLLERFPHLAVDPDGGPLEWLPGALMHGVSRLPVRW; encoded by the coding sequence ATGCCTGTATCCGACATCATCCCCCTCAGCCCGGACTTCGACGCCGACCCGCACTCCTTCTTCGCGCGGCTGCGCGAGGCGGGACCGGTGCACCTGGTCAGCGGCCCGAACACGCGCCTGAACGAGCCGTACTGGCTCGTCGTCCGCTACGAGGAGGCCCGCGCCGCGCTGACCCACCCGGGCCTGCTCAAGGACTGGCACGCCACGGACCTGTTCCCGGGGATCGAGCCCACCGCCGCCAACGCGAACATGCTCGAGTCCGACCCGCCCCACCACACCCGGCTGCGCCGCCTGGTCGCCCGGGAGTTCACCGCCCGCCGGGTGGAGGCGATGCGGCCCCGCGTCCAGCAGATCACCGACGGACTGCTGGACGCCATGGCCGCCCGCCCCGAACGGGCCGGCGACCTGATCCGGGACCTGGCCTTCCCGCTGCCCATGACGGTCATCTGCGAACTGCTCGGCGTCCCCGACCTCGACCGCGAGCGCTTCCGCGAGTGGTCCCAGGAGGTCGTCGCCCCCAAGCCCGGCGCCCTGGACAACAGCGCCCACCAGCAGCTCAGCGTCTACCTCGCGGAGCTCGTCAAGGCCAAGGCCGAGTCCCCCGGCGAGGACCTGCTCAGCGCGCTGATCCGCACCCGCGACGAGGACGGCGACTCGCTGTCCCCCGACGAACTGATCGGCATGGCCTTCCTGCTGCTGGTCGCCGGGCACGAGACCACCGTCAACCTCATATCCAACGGCGTACGGGCCCTCCTCGCCCACCCCGACCAGCTGGCCGCCCTGCGCGCCGACTACGACGGACTGCTCGGCGGGGCCATCGAGGAGATGCTCCGCTACGACGGCCCGGTGCAGAACACCACCTACCGCTACACCGGCGAGGACGTGGAGATCGGCGGCGTGGTCATCCCCGCCGGCCAGGCCGTACTGATCTCGCTGGCCGGCGCCGACCGCGACCCCGAACGCTTCCCCGAGCCGGACGTGTTCGACATCCGCCGCCCCGCGGGCGGCCACCTGGCCTTCGGGCACGGCCTGCACTTCTGCATCGGAGCCCCCCTGGCCCGGATGGAGGGCCGCATCGCCGTCCGCGGCCTGCTGGAACGCTTCCCCCACCTGGCAGTGGACCCGGACGGCGGCCCGCTGGAATGGCTCCCCGGCGCTCTGATGCACGGGGTGAGCCGCCTCCCGGTGCGCTGGTAG
- a CDS encoding acyl-CoA carboxylase subunit epsilon yields MRSEDAISSLLRVHRGTAGPEELAAITVVVACLAGRTGRRPASPAHAPGHATAHRRPQPRPGGHGCWAGCWACR; encoded by the coding sequence ATGCGAAGCGAAGACGCGATATCCAGCCTGCTCCGGGTCCACCGGGGCACCGCAGGCCCCGAGGAACTGGCCGCGATCACGGTCGTGGTCGCCTGCCTCGCGGGCCGGACCGGCCGGCGACCGGCCTCCCCGGCGCACGCCCCGGGGCACGCCACGGCGCACCGCCGCCCGCAGCCGCGGCCCGGGGGCCACGGCTGCTGGGCCGGGTGCTGGGCCTGCCGCTGA
- a CDS encoding phospholipase yields MARTVRTTALSLALPFALLTATPAFADSPTPHLDSVEQAVRQSSPGLEGSVWERTSGNRLGASAPGGSDWLLQTPGCWGDPSCADRPGSRRLLEKMREDIGRAKQSVDISTLAPFPNGAFQDAIVAGLKESVRQGNRLQVRILVGAAPVYHANVIPSSYRDELIGKLGPAAAGVTLNVASMTTSKTGFSWNHSKLVVVDGGTVITGGINSWKDDYLDTAHPVNDVDLALSGPAAGSAGRYLDTLWDWTCRNKSSWSTVWFASSNDAGCMPTLPRPAAPAGGGDVPALAVGGLGVGIRQSDPASAFSPVLPAASDTKCGIGVHDYTNADRDYDTVNPEESALRALVASATSHVEISQQDLHATCPPLPRYDVRLYDTLAAKLAAGVKVRIVVSDPANRGAVGSGGYSQIKSLNEVSDALRGRLTALTGDEGRSRAAMCQNLQLATFRASDKPTWADGNPYAQHHKLVSVDDAAFYVGSKNLYPSWLQDFGYVVESPSAARQVADSLLAPQWKYSQATATYDYARGTCQN; encoded by the coding sequence TTGGCACGCACCGTCCGCACGACGGCCCTCTCGCTCGCGCTCCCCTTCGCCCTGCTCACCGCCACCCCGGCCTTCGCCGACTCCCCCACCCCGCACCTGGACTCGGTCGAGCAGGCCGTGCGCCAGTCCTCGCCCGGCCTCGAGGGCTCGGTCTGGGAGCGCACCTCGGGCAACCGCCTCGGCGCCTCCGCGCCCGGCGGCTCCGACTGGCTGCTCCAGACGCCCGGCTGCTGGGGCGACCCCTCCTGCGCCGACCGCCCGGGCTCGCGCCGGCTGCTCGAGAAGATGCGCGAGGACATCGGCAGGGCGAAGCAGAGCGTGGACATATCCACGCTGGCGCCGTTCCCCAACGGGGCCTTCCAGGACGCGATCGTGGCGGGCCTGAAGGAATCGGTGCGGCAGGGCAACCGCCTCCAGGTGCGGATCCTGGTCGGCGCGGCGCCCGTCTACCACGCCAACGTGATCCCGTCCTCCTACCGTGACGAGCTGATCGGCAAGCTGGGTCCGGCGGCCGCGGGCGTCACCCTCAACGTGGCGTCGATGACGACGTCCAAGACCGGGTTCTCCTGGAACCACTCCAAGCTCGTCGTGGTCGACGGCGGCACGGTGATCACCGGCGGCATCAACAGCTGGAAGGACGACTACCTCGACACCGCGCACCCGGTGAACGACGTCGACCTGGCGCTGTCGGGCCCCGCGGCGGGCTCCGCCGGCCGCTACCTCGACACGCTGTGGGACTGGACCTGCCGCAACAAGAGCAGCTGGTCCACGGTCTGGTTCGCGTCCTCGAACGACGCGGGCTGCATGCCCACCCTCCCCCGGCCCGCCGCCCCGGCCGGCGGCGGCGACGTCCCGGCCCTCGCGGTCGGCGGCCTGGGCGTGGGCATCCGCCAGAGCGACCCGGCCTCGGCGTTCAGCCCCGTCCTGCCGGCTGCGTCCGACACGAAGTGCGGCATCGGGGTGCACGACTACACCAACGCCGACCGGGACTACGACACGGTCAACCCGGAGGAGAGCGCCCTGCGCGCGCTGGTCGCGAGCGCGACCAGCCATGTCGAGATCTCCCAGCAGGACCTGCACGCGACCTGCCCGCCGCTGCCCCGCTACGACGTCCGCCTCTACGACACCCTGGCCGCGAAGCTGGCCGCCGGGGTCAAGGTGCGCATCGTCGTCAGCGACCCGGCCAACCGCGGTGCGGTCGGCAGCGGCGGCTACTCGCAGATCAAGTCCCTCAACGAGGTGAGCGACGCGCTGCGCGGCCGGCTGACCGCGCTGACCGGCGACGAGGGCAGGTCCAGGGCCGCGATGTGCCAGAACCTCCAGCTGGCGACCTTCCGCGCCTCGGACAAGCCGACGTGGGCGGACGGCAACCCGTACGCCCAGCACCACAAGCTGGTCTCGGTGGACGACGCGGCCTTCTACGTCGGTTCGAAGAACCTGTACCCGTCCTGGCTCCAGGACTTCGGCTACGTCGTCGAGAGCCCGTCGGCCGCGCGCCAGGTGGCGGACTCGCTGCTGGCGCCGCAGTGGAAGTACTCGCAGGCGACCGCGACGTACGACTACGCGCGCGGCACCTGCCAGAACTGA
- a CDS encoding galactose oxidase early set domain-containing protein encodes MSRTARRSAAASAALSAALAAALAASAFLSAPAASAHGAGPGTEPGQGHGQGHEHADATTDAEAAFIGADHARAHAERRSAAAGAAEYPQATRTASLAALTRSQATANKAFSAARDGRFAEFFTSPDFGVHVAQLPTGKVLLFSFERVEVNPTKETGPTDRIGRTNAGRAFLWDPARGTGARAFKEVRPPTVLMPDGTYVPRPAPFFCAGHAFLPNGMLAVFGGNAGGKGGSGAKLSFVFDPWTETWFRNRDMSVGRWYPSVVTGADGRQTIMSGQSERGTGTPTPVVERFPAKGLPVPWRTYDIPAGMAVERFRADAPFRNDYPHLFSLRDGMIYGLGRDADQQWLFDPVAENRTALPRRPADFRGYGSAVPLPAGLRGPDSVLVLGGDPHDPNTYKLSGGRWSTERPRAFGRTQDDTLILPDATLLTVNGALSTRDYGHGPFNPKADLKYRQTELRDARGRWRLGPAQRLPRGYHSNALVMPDGRVMVTGDELQQIANDPDIRDAMDGSIEIYEPAYLHQGGTRPALDRVPGGELAHDALFEVRSRTASAVRRAVLLAPTTVTHAVNTSQRHLELAVTAVRGETMTLRAPRSAADAPPGYYMLFLLDGRGVPSTARWVKLGHR; translated from the coding sequence ATGTCCCGAACAGCCCGCCGGTCCGCCGCCGCCTCCGCCGCCCTGTCGGCCGCGCTGGCCGCCGCCCTGGCCGCGAGCGCGTTCCTCTCCGCGCCGGCCGCCTCGGCCCACGGGGCCGGGCCCGGAACCGAGCCCGGCCAGGGCCACGGCCAGGGCCATGAGCACGCCGACGCCACCACCGACGCCGAAGCCGCCTTCATCGGCGCCGACCACGCCCGGGCCCACGCCGAACGGCGCAGCGCCGCCGCCGGGGCCGCCGAGTACCCGCAGGCCACCCGCACCGCGAGCCTCGCCGCGCTGACCAGGTCCCAGGCCACGGCCAACAAGGCTTTCTCCGCGGCCCGGGACGGCCGGTTCGCGGAGTTCTTCACCTCCCCCGACTTCGGCGTCCACGTCGCCCAGCTCCCCACCGGCAAGGTGCTGCTCTTCTCCTTCGAACGGGTCGAGGTCAACCCCACCAAGGAGACCGGCCCCACCGACCGCATCGGCCGGACCAACGCGGGCCGCGCCTTCCTGTGGGACCCGGCCAGGGGGACGGGGGCTCGGGCCTTCAAGGAGGTCCGCCCGCCCACCGTGCTGATGCCGGACGGTACCTACGTCCCGCGCCCGGCGCCGTTCTTCTGCGCGGGGCACGCCTTCCTGCCCAACGGGATGCTGGCGGTCTTCGGCGGCAACGCGGGCGGCAAGGGCGGCAGCGGGGCGAAGCTGTCCTTCGTGTTCGACCCGTGGACCGAGACCTGGTTCCGCAACCGGGACATGTCCGTGGGCCGCTGGTACCCGTCGGTGGTCACCGGCGCCGACGGCCGCCAGACCATCATGTCGGGCCAGTCCGAGCGCGGTACCGGCACCCCCACCCCGGTGGTGGAGCGGTTCCCGGCGAAGGGGCTGCCGGTGCCGTGGCGGACGTACGACATCCCGGCGGGCATGGCCGTGGAGCGGTTCCGGGCGGACGCGCCCTTCCGCAACGACTACCCGCACCTGTTCTCGCTGCGCGACGGCATGATCTACGGGCTGGGCCGCGACGCCGACCAGCAGTGGCTCTTCGACCCGGTTGCGGAGAACCGCACCGCCCTGCCCCGGCGCCCGGCGGACTTCCGGGGCTACGGCTCGGCCGTACCTCTCCCGGCGGGCCTGCGCGGCCCGGACTCGGTCCTCGTCCTCGGCGGCGACCCGCACGACCCGAACACCTACAAGCTGTCGGGCGGACGCTGGAGCACCGAGCGGCCCCGGGCCTTCGGCCGCACCCAGGACGACACCCTGATCCTCCCGGACGCCACCCTGCTCACCGTCAACGGAGCCCTGAGCACCCGCGACTACGGCCACGGCCCGTTCAACCCGAAGGCCGACCTCAAGTACCGGCAGACGGAACTGCGCGACGCCCGCGGCCGCTGGCGGCTGGGCCCGGCCCAGCGGCTGCCGCGCGGGTACCACTCCAACGCGCTGGTGATGCCGGACGGGCGGGTGATGGTGACCGGCGACGAGCTCCAGCAGATCGCCAACGACCCCGACATCCGCGACGCGATGGACGGCAGCATCGAGATCTACGAGCCCGCCTACCTCCACCAGGGCGGCACCCGCCCGGCCCTGGACCGGGTCCCCGGGGGCGAACTCGCGCACGACGCCCTCTTCGAGGTCCGCAGCCGGACCGCCTCCGCCGTCCGCCGGGCCGTCCTGCTGGCGCCGACGACGGTCACCCACGCCGTGAACACCAGCCAGCGGCACCTGGAGCTCGCGGTCACCGCGGTCCGGGGCGAGACGATGACCCTGCGCGCCCCGCGCAGCGCGGCCGACGCCCCGCCCGGCTACTACATGCTCTTCCTGCTGGACGGGCGCGGGGTGCCCAGCACCGCCCGATGGGTGAAGCTGGGCCACCGGTAG